One Lujinxingia sediminis DNA window includes the following coding sequences:
- a CDS encoding glutathione peroxidase, with product MLKKIAKKANDAVTRVKFGKPPEGPGPASLEEAELVGLHGAPLPTEAYRGKVVLFVNVASRCGLTPQYETLVAIRERFHARGFEIVGAPCNQFLGQEPGSAEEIESFCAVTYGVDFPLLNKQEVNGGGRSPLYQFLINSEAGGGENISWNFEKFIVDREGEVRFRFAPSVQPDAPEVIAAIESLL from the coding sequence ATGCTGAAAAAAATCGCCAAAAAAGCCAACGACGCTGTCACCCGAGTCAAATTCGGCAAGCCCCCCGAGGGCCCCGGACCGGCCTCGCTGGAGGAGGCCGAGCTTGTCGGGCTTCACGGTGCCCCCCTGCCGACGGAAGCCTACCGGGGCAAGGTCGTGCTCTTCGTCAACGTCGCCAGCCGCTGCGGACTCACCCCGCAGTACGAGACGCTGGTGGCGATTCGCGAGCGCTTTCATGCCCGGGGATTTGAGATCGTGGGAGCCCCCTGCAACCAGTTTCTGGGCCAGGAGCCCGGCTCGGCCGAGGAGATCGAGAGCTTCTGCGCGGTGACCTACGGCGTGGACTTTCCGCTCCTCAACAAGCAGGAGGTCAACGGCGGCGGGCGCAGCCCCCTCTACCAGTTTCTCATCAACAGCGAGGCCGGCGGCGGCGAGAACATCAGCTGGAATTTTGAAAAATTCATCGTGGATCGGGAGGGGGAGGTGCGCTTTCGCTTCGCCCCCTCGGTCCAGCCGGACGCGCCGGAGGTGATCGCGGCGATTGAGTCGTTGCTCTGA